TCATCAGTGAAATCATTCTGACCTATGTTGAATGTATAAAGTGACTTCCCAAATATGTTCGGGGAAGGCAGATTACTATTCCCTGGAAACCATAAGATAGATCATGAGTAACATCAAAAGTATATTACGATGttcaacaacaacatacctagtgtaatcccacaagtaggATCTGACAAAGATAGTGTGGACGCAGACCTTACCGCTGTCTTGTGCGGGTAAAAAGGCTATTTCCGATACGATATTTATAAAGTGGAATTTATACTTTACCTTTACTTTGAAGTTCATCGACTTTAACCTTAAATTCTTTCATTTGTCGAAGCTGAATTTCAAGAGAAAATGGGCTAACTCCATATACAAATAATGAAGATTGTGGCAAGAGCACTGTAGATGATATTGTTGCAAAGTTGACACCATGTCTGTAATCTGATCCAATTGATTGCAAATATGGACTTACAAATGGCAAACCTAGTGCTTGAGCTGCATATCAAAGAACACTAAAAGTTTCAGTAATCTTTATAGAATTTGGACCAGAACACTTTCTATAACAACTagttcccgctatgcgcgggtccAGGGAAGGGCCAGACTACAAGGttctattgtacgcaaccttaccctgcatttctgcaagcgGCTGTTTTCACGGCGCGaatccgtgacctcctggtcacatgacagtAACTTTACTAGTTACGCCAATATTACCCTTAAAAAAAGTATATTAACTATATAAAAAATAAGACAAGCTACCTACTATATGTTAAAACTTGTAAATGTTTTTTTTTACAATGTGGTTTGTGcgtattaaattaaattaatCCATTAGTCAAAGAAAATAGAACTTCTAAACTTACACTTGACGTTCAGACATTATCACATTAAAAGACGTCGATACTATTAGTTGCATTTTCTGGTATCTACTCTATTGCATAAACAACCGTTCTTCCTACAGTAAGCAATCAAATCTCTAAAGCTAAATGATGGGGAAAAAATGACTTGTTAATCTGCTTTTTGCAAGAAAATGAATGGAGATGAAAAATACCAAGAAAATCAATTATGACTCTGCCATCACTTGACCGTCCGACTGGTTTTTTGAAATAAGTCATTCCATAAGGAGAACTCTGAGATGGGAAAGCTGCATAAAATCCACCTGTATCAGTATTTGAGTCTCCAAAATTAAAAATAGCCTCAAATGCACATTTGTTTTCTACCAAATTAGCAGTAGTTGCTATTAAAAGAAACCAGACCACCATTATTGAAGACCCTAAGCTCAGTCTTAATAATGGCCTCATTTTACTGTTGTTTTTCTCTCAACACACTAAAGTATAACTCAATGTCGGCTGAAggttaacagcttgtttggaggTTGTTACCctttgtattgtattgtattgtattgtattgttatcataaaataatatttgttttgattgtttagttaaaattgattgtattgtattgttaaatccgttgtattgtattgttccgTAACAatgaaaagtccaattttttgaaataaccgatttggtgtggtgggaTTGTTTCCTATTTTTCGTTCAAGTTATGCCCTAACTTATTACTGCATAAATTTTTTTAACTCCAAATCTCAACCTATAacctactcttttttttttttttcggaaCTGGTTCTGTCGTTGCCAACTCCACGATCAAAGATAACAAGAATAAGTTTGGCCCTTTCTTTGTTTCTTTGTTCCTTTCTGCTCTTTTTTTATGCACACAGTGCAATCGAGTGTGAACAACTCTAGGAAATGAAGAATTTCGAAGAACAGTTAGGCTAGATCATGGACCGAGATGTTAGCTAAGAGAAGAACAGTTAGAGGAGAAGAAGAGTGTTATTTTCATGAATGAGATCCAAATGTGTATAATGAGATCTATATATCCAGCTAGATTTGATGCCTTCTCTTTCCCGCCCATGTAAATAACTTTCTAACAACAACTAACTTCCTAACTGCTTCTAACTAATTTCCGGAATCTTCCAACTAACTGGCACATCACCTCACCTTAGTTAAGTATTTACAATTGAAGCTAATTATATTCATTACTACTAAACATTGCAACAATACCCCCTACAGAAGCACAGTCTTGTCCTCAAGACTAGAAGGAAGGAAATCGATGTTGCAGCTCAGAGACATATTCCCAAGTAGCTTGATAAGCATCAATGCCTGTCCATTTGACTAGCACTTGTACCACAACTTTATTGCCTCTCTTCACCATCCTCCTAGCTAACACTTGTTCAGGTAATGGACAGTAAGGAATAGAGAGATGAAATACATGAGGGTGATTGGTGTTGGTAGGAACTTCATGACATTTCTTCAATTGAGAGACATGGAAAGTAGGATGAATCAGAACATCAGCAGGAATGAGCAGCTTGTAGGCAACGGTTTCAATCTTAGCTTCAATAGGATAAGGGCCATAATACTTGGCATCAAGCTTGTTAAATGGTCTAGTAGCGACAAACACCTGCCTATAGGGTTATATCTTAAGATAAACCTAGTCTCCCACTTCAAAGTTCCTATCAGATCTATGTTTGTCAGCTAGATCCCGTATTCTCTGCTGTGCTCTTAATATATGGAACTTCAGAAGATGGATGATTGCCTCCCTAGCAGCCAAGGATCTATCAACCATTTCTAAAACAGCTTCACCAGCTAGATAGCGAAGATGAAGAGGTGGTTTCTGGCCATATAAAACCTTATAAGGACTGCATTTGATAGCAGTATGGTAGGTAGTATTATACCACCATTCAGCTAATGGTAGATACTTAGGCCAGTCCTAAGGGCTGTCAGAACAAAAATATCTTAGATAGGTCTCTAAAGTTCCTTTCAAAACTTTAGTTTGGCCATCAGTTTGAGGGTGATATGATATTGATCTCTGCAGCTGAACACCTTGTATAGCAAGCAGTTCTTGCTAAACGTTGTTGAGAAAGATTGGATCTCTATCACTGGTTATGGTAGTAGGCCACCCATGTAGTTTAAACACATTGTCCAAGAAGGACCGAGCCACTGTCTGGGAAGTATATGGATGTTGTAGGCTCATAAAATGACCATACTTGCTAAGTCTATCAACAACAACCAAAATGACATCCTTATCATGGGACCTAGGCAATCCTTCAATGAAATCTAACAGATGTCAGTCCATACCCCATCAGGAATAGGTAGTGGTTGTAGTAGGCCAGGAGAGGCAGCAACATCATACTAATGTATTTGGCACACATCATATTTGTTGATGAAATCTCTGATATCAGTAGCCATTAACTTCCAATAGAATAGGGATTGCAACCCTTTTAAAGTAGAATCCATTCCAGAATGCCCAATTGTGTGGTTGAATGACACAATATAATAATAAGTGTTCTGAGTTGTTGATCAGCACCAACCACCAGTCTACCCTTCCATCTCAGGTGGTCATTACACCAAGTAAATgactaaaaaggctaagtttgcaATTTGGCAATCAACTCTTGCAAATAAGTATCAAAAGTCCAAGTAGCTTTGATTTGATCATATAGGGAGTCATTTGGAGATAGTAAAGAAATAGCTAATAGTTCAAAGTCAGGTTTCCTAGACAATGCATCAACAACCTTATTCTCAGCTCATTTTATATACTCAATAGAGAAATCAAAGGTCATAAGCTTGGAAATGCCAGCTATTTGAAAGTCAGTGTGGATTTGTTGTTCCAGCAAATGCTTCAATGCTTTTTGATCTATCCTGACACTGAATGGCCTCCCCAAGAGGTAGTGTGACCATTTAGTAACAACAAATATAAGAGCTAATAGCTCCCTGTCATAGACAGACATGGCCTGATGTCTGGCTGCTGGAGATCTACTGATATACGCTATTGGATACCCTTGATGCATCAACACAACACCTATGCCCTTACCACTTGCATCAGTCTCAACCAAGAAAGGTTTTGAAAAATCTGGCATTGCTAGTACATGAGCAGAAATCAAGGCTTGCTTCAACTTTTGGAATGCTGCAGTAGCTTCAGAGGTCCAAACATAACCATCCTTCTTAAGTAAATCATGTAGTGGTCTGCATATAGTGACATAACCTTGTATGAACCTCCTATATTAGCTAGCAAGGCCTAAGAACCCTCTTAGTTACTTAATATTATCAGGAATGTGCCACTGTTCAACTACtgtaatcttcttaggatctgtAGCAACTCCTTCTTGACTAATAAAGTGTCATAAATACTCCACTTTAGAGATACCAAATGCACACTTAGACATCTTGGCATATAGCTGGTATTTCAGCATTAGTTCAAAATTAGCTTCCACATGCTTAACATGATCAGCTATGCATTTGTTGTATATTAGTATGTCATCAAAAAAGACTAACATTGTCTTCCTTAGTAAGGGTCTGAAGACTGAATTCATAAGGTTTTGGAAGGAAGATGGGGTATTGGTTAGCCCAAAGGGCATaaccaaaaactcatagtggcctTCATGAGTTTTAAAGGCTATATTGTGAGTGTCACCCTCAGCCatcctcaactgatgatagccttcCCTGAGattaattttagagaataccACTGCACCACCTAATTCATCCAGCAGGTCCGCTATAATATGTATAGGGAATTTATCTTTAATGATCATTTGATTCAACTCTCTATAGTCAATACACAATCTCCAGCTCCCATTTCTTTTTCCTACCAACACAACTGGTGAAGCATAGGGACTAGTACTATGTTGTATAACCCCCTGGTCTAACATCTCTTTTACCAACTTTTCTATGATGTCCTTTTTAATTCCAGGATATCTATAAGGCCTTTTGTTGATTAGATTTGCTCCTTCAACTAATGGAATTCTATGATCAAATGCACCTATATGAGGTGGCAAGATACTAGGCACAGGAAATATGCTAGCATATTGGTCAATTAAGCTAGCTAGTTCAGGAGCAATGAAATCACCTTGTGTAGCTTGACTATTATGGTAGTAAATCCTTTCATCTTCATTAGTGGCAACAGTTAACATAAAAAACTGAGTACTGTCCCACTCAATCTTATTAACCGTTTATGCCTTACCTGCTTGCTCCCCATAGAATATGCTTTTTACCCCGATACATGAACTCAATAGTTCTATTCCTGAAGTCAAACAGTGTTCTACCCAAAGTATTCAACCATTGAACAACCAAGACAATATTCACATTACCCAAAGGCAACAATAATAAGCTAGAACTTAATGTAGTACCTTGCAGAAGCCATTGGAGATTCTTGCAAACTGAAGCTGTCTGTACTTTCCTTCCATCAGCTACACTGACAGATTGAGCCATGATACTGCTGGCCTTGCATCCTAGCTTCTTGGCCATATATTGGTCAATAAAATTATGGGTGCTTCCTGTATCAATAAGGACATGTAGAGGCCTTTTCTCATGGTAACTAGTTACCCTGATGGTCTGATAACCTGTTACACCAGTGAAAGCCTACAGTAATATTGTCATGAGTTCATCCAATTCTTCCACAACTTTTTGCAATGAATCCTCTATGGTTTCATTTACACCTATATCACCATCCATAACCTCCACCATATAAATTTGTCTATTAGAATTGCATTTATGCCCCGCAACATACTTCTTATCACAAAAGAAACAAAGACCCTTGGCTCTTTTTTTCATCCATTTCTGCCGCAGTCAACCTTCTTCCTGGATCTTATTAGGCCTAACTTGCTGTGATTATTTGGTTTCCTGAATGTAGGTTGGGAAGTATTTGATTTCTGTAAATTATGAGGTTTATAGTGGTTTGGAGTGGGTAACAGACCATTCTGAGAGGGTCTATATATAGGTTTCAATCCCCATGTTTTGGCTTGAGTTTAAAATACCTATTCTTGTAGCCTTGCAATCTTATAGGCTTACATTAATGTCCTTGGAGATTGCACTTTTACTGCCTTATTGAGTTCAGGTTTCAATCCTCCCAGAAAATAACTGACAGTGTTCTCATTAGAGAGGTTCACACCAGTTAGCAATCTATCAAATTCAGCTTGATACTCCTTCACACTACCAGTCTGCACCAGATTTTTGAGAGACTCCATATGATCTTCAAATTCTTCCCCAAACCTTTCATTCAAAGCTATTACATACTCAGTCCAAGTAGGGTCAATTACTGAGTTTCTAGCCTTGATGTAAGCTCTATGCCAAGCAATTGCCTCACTTTCTAAATGAATTGAAGTTACCTTGACTCTTTGATCAAAAGGAACTTCGTTCATAACAAAGAATTGATCCACCTTATACAACCATGTTTTCAAATTATGTCCAGAAAATTTAGGAAATTTCAACCTAGAGTAGCTAGTGAAGAAACTACCAGTAGTTTGTTGATTAACATGATTGTCTTTGGCTCTCTTTTCAGGTTCGACATTAGCAGAGCAATCTCTGTTATCTGTTGAAGATCCAGCCCTAAAGATTTCAGTTCCATTTCCCTTCTTGCTGGAGTTATTGGTAGTAGCTCGCATCTCCATCAATTCCTTATCAACTACCAGATTTCGCTCATTTATATTAGTCATCCCTTCCATAAGTTTTTGCAATTGCAATTAAATCTGAACAAGTTTTCCCCCATGTCTTCAGACTGTTGGTCTTGACTTCTGTTTCTGGTCATAATCTCATTGTTTTTAGTCATGACTTAGTGCCAAGGATCGagcagctctgataccaattgatgcaCACAGTGCAATCGAGTGTGAACAACCCTAGGAAATTAAGAATTTTGAAGAACAATTAGGCTAGATTAGGGTATCAACCGAGATGTTAGCTAAGAGAAGAATA
This sequence is a window from Nicotiana tomentosiformis chromosome 5, ASM39032v3, whole genome shotgun sequence. Protein-coding genes within it:
- the LOC138891713 gene encoding uncharacterized protein codes for the protein MEGMTNINERNLVVDKELMEMRATTNNSSKKGNGTEIFRAGSSTDNRDCSANVEPEKRAKDNHVNQQTTGSFFTSYSRLKFPKFSGHNLKTWLYKVDQFFVMNEVPFDQRVKVTSIHLESEAIAWHRAYIKARNSVIDPTWTEYVIALNERFGEEFEDHMESLKNLVQTGSVKEYQAEFDRLLTGVNLSNENTVSYFLGGLKPELNKAAFTGVTGYQTIRVTSYHEKRPLHVLIDTGSTHNFIDQYMAKKLGCKASSIMAQSVSVADGRKVQTASVCKNLQWLLQGIELLSSCIGVKSIFYGEQADERIYYHNSQATQGDFIAPELASLIDQYASIFPVPSILPPHIGAFDHRIPLVEGANLINKRPYRYPGIKKDIIEKLVKEMLDQGVIQHSTSPYASPVVLVGKRNGSWRLCIDYRELNQMIIKDKFPIHIIADLLDELGGAVVFSKINLREGYHQLRMAEGDTHNIAFKTHEGHYEFLVMPFGLTNTPSSFQNLMNSVFRPLLRKTMLVFFDDILIYNKCIADHVKHVEANFELMLKYQLYAKMSKCAFGISKVEPLHDLLKKDGYVWTSEATAAFQKLKQALISAHVLAMPDFSKPFLVETDASGKGIGVVLMHQGYPIAYISRSPAARHQAMSVYDRELLALIFVVTKWSHYLLGRPFSVRIDQKALKHLLEQQIHTDFQIAGISKLMTFDFSIDPYKVLYGQKPPLHLRYLAGEAVLEMVDRSLAAREAIIHLLKFHILRAQQRIRDLADKHRSDRNFEVFVATRPFNKLDAKYYGPYPIEAKIETVAYKLLIPADVLIHPTFHVSQLKKCHEVPTNTNHPHVFHLSIPYCPLPEQVLARRMVKRGNKVVVQVLVKWTGIDAYQATWEYVSELQHRFPSF